A stretch of the Arachis stenosperma cultivar V10309 chromosome 6, arast.V10309.gnm1.PFL2, whole genome shotgun sequence genome encodes the following:
- the LOC130933788 gene encoding transcription repressor OFP16-like, whose translation MRRRRRNNLTHLDQCFSNFINPFILHQSQLSPNNNNSPPSSIVHHDRQINHNRPSSSTSIIKNFNTIYDNNTTEPEPEPEPEPADFATAFASQRFFFSSPGRSNSIVESTPSSSSSSSLTSSLTTTAPAEASSASAGDESKAVLFEGSVAVPTYSPDPYLDFRQSMEEMVEARPELMADVKSNWHVLQELLMCYLALNPKSTHKFILGAFADLLVTRMAFSDGGGGGGGGGGEE comes from the coding sequence ATgcgaagaaggagaaggaacaACCTCACGCACTTGGACCAATGCTTCTCAAATTTCATAAACCCTTTCATTCTTCATCAATCTCAATTATcccctaataataataattcccCGCCATCATCCATCGTTCATCACGATCGCCAGATCAATCACAACCGTCCATCATCATCAACCTCAATCATCAAGAACTTCAACACTATCTACGACAATAACACCACCGAACCCGAACCGGAACCTGAACCCGAGCCTGCAGACTTCGCCACCGCATTTGCCTCCCaacgcttcttcttctcctcccccgGCCGATCCAACTCCATCGTCGAATCCACCCcgtcctcttcctcctcttcatcACTAACTTCGTCGTTAACCACCACTGCGCCGGCGGAAGCTTCCTCGGCTTCGGCCGGCGACGAAAGTAAGGCGGTGTTGTTTGAGGGGAGCGTGGCGGTGCCGACGTACTCGCCGGATCCTTACTTGGACTTCCGGCAATCGATGGAGGAGATGGTGGAGGCTCGACCGGAGCTCATGGCGGACGTGAAGTCCAACTGGCACGTGCTGCAGGAGCTTCTGATGTGCTACCTTGCTCTGAACCCGAAGAGCACGCACAAATTCATTCTCGGTGCCTTCGCTGATCTTCTCGTTACACGCATGGCGTTTTCTGACGGTGGCGGTGGCGGTGGCGGTGGCGGTGGCGAAGAATAA
- the LOC130936487 gene encoding late embryogenesis abundant protein D-34-like has product MSQHQSRRNKDEAIKYGEVFNVSGELARQPITPRDAATLQSVEGQILGETRKGGPAAMMESAAAKNQRASVVDRKDVTNIARNEGVTISKQKNERGNSSVVTETLGGQVVGQYEEADEAKDELDVNYGGGSGDSSLIQAPHVKPTKDDEYDFISNQDDATSLNPRLSAADHLQQNILSTILTGQENPNVTLSSVPGGMGASMATADQRLTKNK; this is encoded by the exons ATGAGCCAGCATCAATCACGGAGAAATAAGGATGAAGCAATCAAGTATGGGGAAGTGTTCAACGTGTCTGGGGAGTTAGCACGCCAGCCTATCACCCCAAGAGACGCAGCCACACTGCAATCCGTGGAAGGCCAAATTCTCGGAGAAACCCGAAAGGGTGGCCCTGCTGCCATGATGGAATCTGCGGCTGCAAAAAACCAAAGAGCTAGTGTTGTTGACCGTAAAGACGTCACAAACATCGCCCGAAACGAAGGGGTTACCATATCAAAACAGAAAAATGAAAGGGGCAACAGTAGTGTCGTCACCGAAACTCTTGGTGGacag GTTGTGGGGCAGTACGAAGAAGCAGATGAAGCAAAGGATGAGTTAGATGTTAATTATGGTGGTGGTAGCGGCGACAGTAGTTTAATCCAAGCTCCACACGTGAAACCAACAAAAGATGATGAGTACGATTTTATAAGTAATCAAGATGATGCCACTTCTCTTAATCCGCGTCTTTCTGCCGCTGACCACCTACAACAGAATATACTGTCTACTATTTTAACG GGGCAGGAGAATCCGAATGTTACTCTAAGTAGCGTACCTGGTGGCATGGGAGCATCCATGGCCACCGCTGATCAGAGGCTCACAAAAAATAAGTGA